From Sardina pilchardus chromosome 9, fSarPil1.1, whole genome shotgun sequence, a single genomic window includes:
- the soat2 gene encoding sterol O-acyltransferase 2, whose translation MATTDTSSNLHHRNTSTSQRDHHTENGVSTPGVKPDEVQLEDLRLWRKHVEQVKAGVLEEVQDQISGLLDRAIKESVDSFSKHTNSSLDRKEPKNASRLHKPGDGKVFIARQSLLDELFEISHIRTIYHMFIAALFLFIISTIAVDYIDQGRMVPEFDLFFYAFGQLSLVAWSWLLMFSYTLLGPYVALSVWGELYHSSGWRVTVSVAAGLLLGAAETALLGVFPIYVILHYQLPPASRFILAVEQIRFFMKSYSFIRETVPAVILDEPKEGCPPKTPTLSSYLYFLFAPTLIFRESYPRNPYIRWNYIGLNLLKIMSSIFYLNFILVRLCIPVFTNEDNRPFTTRTLVLTMFHASFPGILMFLLGFYAFLHCWLNTFAELMRFADRMFYQDWWNSTSFANFYRTWNIVVHDWLYYYGYRDFLMLSKRKFRSAGMLGVFVVSGLVHEYALTMLFGFFYPVMLCTFAGFGMMFNFAINDKRKSHFWNIVMWTCLMLGQGVHVCLYSQEWYALIHCPRTGTSFWELVTPRSWFCDY comes from the exons ATGGCGACCACTGACACAAGCAGCAATCTGCACCATCGCAACACCTCAACATCCCAGAGAGACCACCACACAGAAAACGGAGTTTCAACACCTGGTG TGAAACCTGATGAGGTCCAGCTGGAGGATTTAAGACTCTGGAGGAAGCATGTTGAG CAAGTGAAGGCAGGCGTTCTCGAGGAGGTTCAGGATCAAATCAGTGGCCTGCTGGACAGGGCCATCAAAGAGTCTGTGGACTCCTTCTCTAAGCACACCAACTCGTCTCTGGACAGGAAAGAGCCGAAGAATGCTTCCCG ATTACACAAGCCAGGGGATGGAAAAGTGTTCATCGCCAGACAATCCTTACTAGA TGAGCTCTTTGAGATCAGTCACATCAGGACCATCTACCACATGTTCATTGCTGCCCTGTTCCTTTTCATAATCAGCACTATAGCTGTGGACTACATCGACCAGGGCAG AATGGTCCCTGAGTTCGACCTCTTCTTCTATGCCTTCGGGCAGCTGTCGCTGGTGGCGTGGTCCTGGCTCCTCATGTTCAGCTACACGCTGCTGGGGCCCTACGTCGCGCTGAGCGTGTGGGGAGAGCTGTACCACAGCAGTGGCTGGAGGGTGACGGTGTCCGTGGCGGCGGGCCTGCTGCTGGGAGCGGCGGAGACCGCACTGCTGGGAGTGTTCCCCATCTACGTGATCCTGCACTACCAGCTCCCTCCAGCCTCGCGATTCATCCTCGCCGTCGAGCAG ATCAGATTCTTTATGAAAAGCTACTCTTTCATCCGCGAGACCGTTCCCGCTGTCATCCTGGACGAGCCCAAGGAAG GATGTCCTCCAAAAACACCCACACTGTCCAGCTACCTTTACTTCCTATTTGCTCCCACTCTGATATTCCGGGAGTCTTACCCCAG AAACCCCTACATTAGGTGGAACTACATTGGATTAAATTTGTTAAAG ATAATGAGCAGTATATTCTATTTGAACTTCATCCTTGTCCGGCTGTGCATTCCTGTGTTTACAAATGAGGACAACAGACCCTTCACCACAAGGACACTGGTGCTCACCATGTTTCATGCATCATTTCCAG GTATACTGATGTTTCTCCTCGGCTTCTATGCCTTCCTCCACTGCTGGCTCAACACCTTCGCAGAGCTGATGCGATTCGCTGACAGAATGTTCTATCAG GACTGGTGGAATTCAACTTCATTTGCTAACTTCTATCGCACCTGGAACATCGTGGTGCATGACTGGTTGTACTACTATGGCTACAGAGACTTCCTCATG CTGTCCAAGAGAAAGTTCCGGTCTGCAGGCATGTTGGGAGTGTTTGTCGTCTCTGGCCTGGTGCATGAGTATGCCCTGACGATGTTATTCGGTTTCTTCTACCCAGTCATGCTCTGCACATTCGCAGGGTTTGGAA TGATGTTCAATTTTGCCATCAATGACAAACGCAAGAGTCACTTCTGGAACATCGTTATGTGGACGTGTCTAATGTTAGGCCAAGGGGTTCacgtgtgtttgtacagtcagGAGTGGTATGCCCTCATCCACTGTCCCCGTACTGGG ACTAGCTTCTGGGAACTAGTGACACCAAGATCCTGGTTTTGTGACTACTAG